CGTCCTGATGGTCGTTTAAGTTGTGGACGGCAATGTAGTACTCGGAAGTGAGGTCAATTTTCTGTTCGATTGTTCCATTTTCTGTGGTTATGCAATCTAAAATCATTGATACGGAATGTTAGTACGTCACTGAAGCAGTTGTTGGTCGTTATGACTTTGACAGTGCTTACCCTGCACCGAGTCCCAAGACAGTGTGTTGCTCTGCGCTGATGGGATTTCGGTCCACTGCATAAACCTTTCCTTACCTAGATATTGAAAGGAAAAGATAATGGCACCAAACGCAGTAATATATTGGATTAGCTGGATTTACCCTACGGACTATTGTTGGCTATCTTACGTAGGAGTACTAATTTATCAGCAAGTGATGGCGTGATGCATGCTATCACATCTTTGCAGTTGCGATAGATGAACTTCAAATGGACCTAAATGTCAATCtattaggggctgtttggatacgaggtgctaaactttaacagtgtcatatcggatgttcggatgctaattaggagaactaaacatgagctaattataaaattaattgcagaaccttgtgctaattcgcgagacgaatctattaagcctaattaatccatcattagcaaatggttactgtagcaccatattgtcaaatcatggactaattaggcttaatagattcgtctcgcgaattatactctatctatgcaattagttttgtaattagcttatgtttagtactcctaattagtatccaaacattcgatgtgacaggtgttaaactttaatagggtgttcccaaacaccccctttagATATATCCCTCGTTTTGTTATACCTGAAGCCTGAAGGTACCTTACCTTGTGCAATGGTGATGCATAGTGGATAAGGCGCGTCAGTCTCAGACTTGACGCTGTAAGCAGCTTCAATTTGGGCTCCCTTGTTGAGGAAATATGCCCATTCCTGCACGATACAAGGAAACAACCTGAAGTCTAGAACTCAGCTGACAGTCTGATAGACACACTGCCTGACACTGACAGTAACCGGCGCGATAAGCACGTACTAGTGGCATTACCTTGTGAGAGTTGGCAGGCACGACGACGCGGCGAGCCTCCGACCACTCGGCGGGCACGTCCAGCGGCGGAGCTCCGGCCAGCCCGTAGAGCACCAGCCCACCATCGTTCCCTTGTGACTCTGCCTTCAAACAACTGACCTGCAAAATGCAAACGCGCTGAACACTTGATGCCTTCAGAATTCTTCAGAAAATGCAGAAATTCAGTGTTTAGCTGCCTCTTGGAGCATGAGCCGTAGACAGTATACTCTGCTCACCTTGAAGCCCTGCACGAAGACCGAGCTGGCCTGCACGAGCCGCGAGCACCCCGGTCCGACGGCCAGCTCCACGGGGCCGTAGTACCAAAGCGCCAACGCCATGGACGCTGCACAACATGAGCTCATCAAGAAATATGCTACAGTTACAACACTGTGACCCCTGACACATGATCAAACAGATACGATGGTCGTGAGGGCGAGGGTGACTCGAGAGAGCAAGAGACCGAGGAGGCAGGACGCGAGGAGCGAGACGAAGCGGAAagtcgccgcctccatcgagCCGTTCACGGCGGGCGCGTGACGCGTGAAGGACGGGCGCATGGGGAGGGTACCTGGCGCATTCGTTCGATGGGGGCATTGGGGCGGATACTAGGTAGGCAGCCGTAGCCACTGGTCTCGCGGCGCGTGCGCAAGCTACCGGTCTGATTCTGACTGACCGGAGTAAGCGAGTGCGGCCTCTGTTTCTGTCTGGAACTGTGGATGACTACCGTCACCATCTCAGGAACACGGAAAAGATGTAAGCGTAGGGGATGCTGTTTGTCGAAGAAGACTGGTTACTGTAAAGTAATCTGTGTTGCACAGCACCACCATCTTGAAGAACTCACCATCAGTGTTTCTAGACCAACCACGAAAGAAAAAAGACATTGTACCAGCACGACATGCCATCCAATCCAAGACCACATGAATAGCATTTGACAGGGGCGGCAGCTTTGTGTTGGGCAATTTGGCTCAAAAAAATGATGTTATTTTTATAAATACCAACCAAAATTTTTATGCAGGTTCTTTTCAGGGAACGCATTGGCTTCGACAGTGGGCGCTGTTGCAACACAATGATGAGATAAAGGAGATCATGACAATCACTGGAGACATTGGCTTttcgttttttttcttctcatggATGGACGTTTAGTTTACGAATTAGTTTTTGATATTCTGGATGTTGTATTTAAACCTTATACGGTGATAGCATTGATAGCGTAATAATATGTGGAGCGATTTTCTTTTGTTAAAGAGATGAAGCCTGAACTCTTTACATTATTAAAGAAATAGCCTTTGAATTCGGAAACAGTATCCAAATCCAAAAGGACGCAGTCTTGCAGCGTCCGCACGATAATAAAAGGCCCATTCCACGTGACGTGAGAAACACCACAGGAGGCAAGGGGCCAAGGGGCTCTCGACCTCACCTGCGCCACTTTAGTGTTTTTCTTTAGTGATCGGGCAAACTTGTGAGCGAGAAGAAAGAAATATCACTGGACCGCGCTGCACTCTACGCTTTGCCGTCTCTCGAATCGATCGTCGTCATCGACATCACTCACCTCATCAGATGGTTTGGTCCAATCAATGGTTGAGAACTTGAGATCACGTTTCGGATCCCCCCAATCATCGCACCAACCCCATACCGTCCGTACGGCGCCTAACCCAAGCCGGAGCACGCTTCTCACGGTTCGCTTTTCGCCTCCCAACTGAAACCGCGCTACGGCGCCTGTGGCCGAGCCCCGCGCCCGTGACCGCGACGCGCGCGACAGCCAcggggccgccgcccgccggcccttCCGGTCGCGCTCCCG
This sequence is a window from Setaria italica strain Yugu1 chromosome III, Setaria_italica_v2.0, whole genome shotgun sequence. Protein-coding genes within it:
- the LOC101757949 gene encoding uncharacterized protein LOC101757949 isoform X2, with product MRPSFTRHAPAVNGSMEAATFRFVSLLASCLLASMALALWYYGPVELAVGPGCSRLVQASSVFVQGFKVSCLKAESQGNDGGLVLYGLAGAPPLDVPAEWSEARRVVVPANSHKEWAYFLNKGAQIEAAYSVKSETDAPYPLCITIAQGKERFMQWTEIPSAQSNTLSWDSVQDCITTENGTIEQKIDLTSEYYIAVHNLNDHQDATLNITIRTMFYNTTGADYRCSPGHDLCTYRLPFLGQNVAVLSSGLKEGLNSDAQHVELSYEPRWIVYIVGSAILAIVLLLLHEILDMLFGPCTGGRRGADRRRTPLLSGSNEDDGASLGSSYDSVSHDGSDGAEERGEGGCVLCCDAPKDCFFLPCGHSATCYACGARILEGDGGCPICRRKMKKVKRIYAV
- the LOC101757949 gene encoding uncharacterized protein LOC101757949 isoform X1, which gives rise to MRPSFTRHAPAVNGSMEAATFRFVSLLASCLLASMALALWYYGPVELAVGPGCSRLVQASSVFVQGFKVSCLKAESQGNDGGLVLYGLAGAPPLDVPAEWSEARRVVVPANSHKEWAYFLNKGAQIEAAYSVKSETDAPYPLCITIAQGKERFMQWTEIPSAQSNTLSWDSVQDCITTENGTIEQKIDLTSEYYIAVHNLNDHQDATVQLNITIRTMFYNTTGADYRCSPGHDLCTYRLPFLGQNVAVLSSGLKEGLNSDAQHVELSYEPRWIVYIVGSAILAIVLLLLHEILDMLFGPCTGGRRGADRRRTPLLSGSNEDDGASLGSSYDSVSHDGSDGAEERGEGGCVLCCDAPKDCFFLPCGHSATCYACGARILEGDGGCPICRRKMKKVKRIYAV